One window from the genome of Flavobacterium agricola encodes:
- a CDS encoding CTP synthase encodes MSNTKYIFVTGGVTSSLGKGIIAASLAKLLQARGYRTTIQKFDPYINVDPGTLNPYEHGECYVTDDGAETDLDLGHYERFLNVPTSQANNVTTGRVYLSVIEKERRGEFLGRTVQVVPHITNEIKERMQLLGTTGEYDIVITEIGGTVGDIESLPYIESVRQLLWDLGEENAIVIHLTLVPYLAAAGELKTKPTQHSVKTLMESGIKADILVCRTEHELSLDIRKKLAAFCNVKQEAVIQSIDAGTIYEVPNLMLEEGLDRVALKKLNLPEKAEPDLKNWNEFLSRLKNPKHEVNIGLVGKYVELQDSYKSILEAFIHAGASNQTKVNVVSIHSEYIDAANVAEKLANLDAILVAPGFGGRGIEGKIETVRYARENKIPFLGICLGMQMAVIEYARNVLGFANANSTEMNEQTAYPVINIMEEQKLVTEKGGTMRLGAWQCSLEPGTLAHKIYGQSDILERHRHRFEFNNAYKEQLEAAGLICSGVNPETGLVEVIEIKEHPFFIGVQYHPEYKSTVASPHPLFINFVAAAVAHKNQ; translated from the coding sequence ATGAGTAATACAAAGTATATTTTCGTAACAGGTGGTGTAACATCATCTTTAGGAAAAGGAATTATTGCAGCATCCCTAGCTAAACTACTACAAGCAAGAGGATACCGCACAACCATTCAAAAATTTGACCCGTATATTAATGTAGATCCAGGAACCTTAAATCCTTACGAACATGGTGAATGTTATGTAACCGATGACGGAGCTGAAACCGATTTAGATTTGGGTCATTACGAACGTTTTTTAAACGTTCCAACATCACAAGCAAATAACGTAACTACGGGCCGTGTTTATTTATCGGTAATCGAAAAAGAACGCCGTGGTGAATTTTTAGGTCGTACCGTACAAGTTGTTCCACATATTACCAATGAAATTAAAGAACGTATGCAATTGTTGGGTACAACAGGCGAATACGATATTGTAATTACCGAAATTGGTGGAACAGTTGGTGATATTGAATCATTACCATATATCGAATCTGTACGTCAGTTATTATGGGATCTAGGCGAAGAAAACGCAATAGTAATCCATTTAACTTTAGTACCATATTTAGCTGCCGCTGGCGAATTAAAAACCAAACCAACGCAGCACTCGGTTAAAACTTTAATGGAAAGCGGTATTAAAGCTGATATTTTGGTTTGTAGAACCGAACATGAATTATCATTAGATATTCGTAAAAAATTAGCAGCATTTTGTAACGTAAAACAAGAAGCCGTAATTCAATCTATTGATGCAGGAACTATTTATGAAGTGCCTAATTTAATGTTAGAAGAAGGTTTAGATCGCGTTGCGCTTAAAAAATTAAACTTACCAGAAAAGGCTGAACCAGATTTAAAAAACTGGAACGAATTTTTATCACGTTTAAAAAATCCAAAACACGAAGTAAATATTGGTTTAGTAGGTAAATATGTAGAATTGCAAGATTCGTACAAATCTATTTTAGAAGCCTTTATTCACGCAGGTGCATCAAACCAAACCAAAGTAAACGTTGTAAGCATTCATTCTGAATATATTGATGCAGCAAACGTAGCAGAAAAATTAGCTAATTTAGATGCTATTTTAGTAGCACCAGGTTTTGGAGGTCGCGGAATTGAAGGTAAAATAGAAACGGTTCGTTACGCACGCGAAAACAAAATTCCATTTTTAGGTATTTGTTTAGGTATGCAAATGGCTGTTATAGAATACGCCAGAAATGTTTTAGGTTTTGCCAATGCCAATTCAACCGAAATGAACGAGCAAACAGCTTATCCGGTAATCAACATTATGGAAGAGCAAAAATTAGTTACCGAAAAAGGCGGAACCATGCGTTTAGGTGCTTGGCAATGTAGTTTAGAACCGGGAACTTTAGCTCATAAAATTTACGGCCAATCAGATATTTTAGAGCGTCACCGTCACCGTTTCGAATTCAATAACGCATATAAAGAGCAATTAGAAGCTGCTGGCTTAATTTGTTCGGGTGTGAATCCAGAAACCGGATTGGTTGAGGTAATCGAAATTAAAGAACATCCATTCTTTATCGGCGTTCAGTATCATCCAGAATATAAATCAACTGTGGCAAGTCCGCATCCTTTATTTATTAACTTTGTGGCAGCAGCGGTTGCGCACAAAAACCAATAA
- a CDS encoding DUF3820 family protein — protein sequence MTDKNLLIELAYSKMPFGKYEGYFLVDLPEYYVVWYHNKGFPAGKLGQQLQMVYEIKLNGLEGLIRKIKQQYPNPFK from the coding sequence ATGACAGACAAAAATTTGCTAATTGAATTAGCGTATTCTAAAATGCCCTTCGGTAAATACGAAGGGTATTTTCTTGTAGATTTACCCGAATATTATGTGGTTTGGTATCACAATAAAGGTTTCCCAGCCGGTAAGTTAGGGCAACAACTCCAGATGGTTTACGAAATAAAATTAAATGGGTTAGAAGGTTTAATTCGTAAAATAAAACAGCAGTATCCTAATCCGTTTAAATAG
- a CDS encoding OsmC family protein — MSTSKVKYLGNLRTESTHLQSGATILTDAPTDNHGRGKAFSPTDMLANSLATCMLTVMGIKAETLGVDFTGATADVTKIMGTEPRRVTGIKVVLNMGIAADEKTKTILERTAFTCPVHFSLHPKIEKDITINWL, encoded by the coding sequence ATGAGTACATCTAAAGTAAAATATTTAGGTAATTTGCGTACCGAATCTACGCATTTGCAATCAGGAGCAACTATTTTAACTGATGCTCCAACAGATAATCACGGACGTGGCAAAGCCTTTTCACCAACCGATATGTTAGCCAATTCTTTAGCAACTTGTATGCTAACGGTTATGGGTATTAAAGCCGAAACTTTAGGAGTTGATTTTACAGGAGCAACTGCAGATGTAACCAAAATTATGGGTACAGAACCAAGACGCGTAACCGGAATTAAAGTTGTTTTAAATATGGGGATTGCAGCCGATGAGAAAACCAAAACTATTTTAGAACGTACCGCATTTACTTGCCCAGTACATTTTAGTTTACATCCAAAAATAGAAAAAGATATTACCATTAATTGGTTATAA